In Paenibacillus kyungheensis, the following are encoded in one genomic region:
- a CDS encoding LysR family transcriptional regulator has product MDLTELIAFQTVMQEGTFARAAEKLNYAQSTITNQIKRLEKELGLTLFYRNWEATLTPAGQRFAEQVDQLIHHWRYVGDIAKQLNEEEIGTLRIGVTETWADRYLPAILYQFRQYRPKITYEITVGNSDFLQECLQQEKISLALCADSESSHDYVFEPLQQESISLIIPANHVLANTQAVTIDELLSHLLIIGQSSCKYRFQVEKAFRTYEQEPLFYTINQLSLIPLYAEQLNGIGIVPSSLSVDDTYTVLPFPSVDHHLQIGILQPRRIKYNSGMQQLFVEEVRKYFKNLRE; this is encoded by the coding sequence ATGGATCTAACAGAATTGATTGCTTTTCAGACCGTCATGCAAGAAGGTACTTTTGCTAGAGCAGCCGAAAAGCTGAATTATGCTCAATCAACAATTACTAACCAGATCAAACGATTAGAAAAAGAATTAGGATTGACTTTGTTTTATCGTAATTGGGAAGCGACCTTAACACCTGCCGGGCAACGATTTGCTGAACAGGTCGATCAATTAATCCATCACTGGCGGTATGTTGGTGATATAGCCAAGCAATTGAATGAAGAAGAAATAGGTACTTTACGGATCGGTGTCACAGAGACATGGGCAGATCGTTATTTGCCAGCTATTTTATATCAATTTCGGCAATATCGACCCAAAATCACTTATGAGATTACTGTGGGTAATTCGGATTTTTTGCAAGAGTGTCTACAGCAGGAGAAAATATCGTTAGCTTTATGTGCAGATTCGGAGTCGTCTCACGATTATGTATTTGAACCTTTACAACAAGAATCAATCTCGCTGATTATACCGGCTAATCATGTATTGGCGAATACCCAAGCAGTGACTATCGACGAGTTATTATCACATTTGTTGATTATCGGACAATCGTCGTGCAAGTATCGCTTTCAGGTGGAAAAAGCTTTTAGAACGTATGAGCAAGAACCGTTATTTTACACAATTAATCAACTTTCTTTAATTCCGCTTTATGCTGAACAATTAAATGGGATCGGGATTGTACCGTCTTCTTTGAGTGTAGATGATACGTATACTGTTTTACCTTTCCCTTCTGTAGATCACCATTTGCAGATTGGCATTTTACAACCCCGGCGTATCAAATATAACAGCGGTATGCAGCAACTGTTTGTAGAAGAAGTTCGGAAGTATTTTAAAAATCTCCGTGAATAG
- a CDS encoding tautomerase family protein, translating into MPFTRVSYRHNQYNAEQLQQMSQVILSALVDCFDVPENDCFQVFHSHQPEQFVYDRHYLQGDRSDGLLYIQITLKSGRGVVKKTNLYKQLATALAQQVGIRIEDVFIILVETEFEDWSFGSGLAQMVKENN; encoded by the coding sequence ATGCCATTTACAAGAGTAAGTTATAGGCATAATCAGTACAATGCAGAACAGTTACAACAGATGAGTCAGGTTATTTTATCCGCTTTAGTCGATTGTTTCGATGTACCGGAGAATGATTGTTTTCAAGTCTTTCATAGTCATCAGCCAGAACAGTTTGTATATGATCGACATTATTTACAAGGAGATCGTTCAGATGGATTATTATATATCCAGATTACTTTGAAGTCTGGTCGAGGTGTGGTCAAGAAGACAAATCTGTATAAACAGTTAGCAACAGCGTTAGCACAACAAGTGGGTATTCGGATCGAAGATGTATTTATTATATTGGTCGAGACTGAATTCGAAGACTGGTCATTTGGAAGTGGATTGGCACAGATGGTTAAGGAGAACAATTGA
- the coaE gene encoding dephospho-CoA kinase (Dephospho-CoA kinase (CoaE) performs the final step in coenzyme A biosynthesis.), which produces MNIGLTGGIATGKSSVSAWLSSKGAKLIDADLIAREVMMPNHPVLSQVVERFGADMLQADGTLNRKKLGEHIFTHPEERKSLEDITHPAIRELIQTRTVELEQQYPDTLVVADIPLLLEAKGVYTFDQIMVVYVPQPVQLQRLISRDGLTEEQAWKRINAQMDIEQKKKVADIVIDNSGTLEDTYAQLEQFWQSKGLS; this is translated from the coding sequence ATGAATATCGGGTTAACCGGAGGAATCGCCACAGGTAAAAGTTCTGTCTCGGCATGGTTATCATCCAAAGGAGCCAAGCTGATTGATGCGGATCTGATTGCGCGGGAAGTGATGATGCCGAATCATCCTGTGCTGTCTCAAGTGGTAGAACGCTTTGGCGCAGACATGTTGCAAGCAGACGGAACACTGAATCGCAAAAAGTTAGGGGAACATATCTTCACCCATCCAGAAGAACGGAAGTCGCTTGAAGATATTACCCATCCAGCGATTCGTGAATTGATTCAGACACGTACGGTAGAGTTAGAACAGCAGTATCCAGATACACTGGTTGTAGCAGATATTCCGCTGTTGTTGGAAGCCAAAGGGGTCTATACGTTTGATCAGATTATGGTCGTATATGTGCCTCAGCCTGTTCAATTACAGCGTCTGATCTCACGTGATGGACTTACTGAAGAACAAGCCTGGAAACGGATTAACGCTCAGATGGATATTGAGCAAAAGAAAAAAGTAGCTGACATTGTAATTGATAATAGCGGTACCCTTGAGGACACGTATGCTCAATTGGAACAGTTCTGGCAGAGTAAAGGTCTTTCATGA
- a CDS encoding aldo/keto reductase: MDKQILGKSNIPVSKVGLGTMAFGRWIDASASQRIIDHSLDIGMTLIDTANFYGKRQDIDHIGDGLGEQMIGNILKGKRDQVILATKVGMRMGEGKMDEGLSRQHITQQIDRSLQRLQTDYIDLYQVHEFDPHTPLEETLFVLHELVQQGKVRAIGYSNFAVDQLRSAYEISHTHQWTACASIQSEFNLLARAVEQEVFPYCEQVGIGKIIYSPLARGILAGRYRSLQEIPVESRLAKGEERIKHYFTNENFAKVDTYRQIAEEIGCTLVQLVLWWTIEHPQVDSMLIGASRTAHIDEIEQVLQFGAMSASLREHIASIH; encoded by the coding sequence ATGGATAAGCAGATATTAGGTAAATCGAATATTCCAGTATCCAAAGTAGGTCTGGGAACGATGGCATTTGGAAGATGGATCGATGCATCTGCTTCACAACGTATTATAGATCATAGTCTAGATATCGGTATGACTCTGATCGACACTGCTAACTTTTATGGAAAAAGGCAAGATATCGATCATATCGGAGATGGATTAGGCGAGCAGATGATTGGGAATATTCTTAAAGGAAAACGAGATCAGGTTATACTTGCGACCAAAGTAGGCATGCGTATGGGTGAGGGCAAGATGGACGAAGGATTGTCACGCCAGCATATTACACAACAGATCGACCGTTCGCTCCAACGTCTGCAAACCGATTATATCGATCTGTATCAAGTCCATGAGTTCGATCCTCATACTCCACTGGAAGAAACGTTATTTGTATTACATGAGCTAGTGCAACAAGGTAAAGTTAGAGCGATTGGTTATTCCAACTTTGCTGTAGATCAGCTACGTTCTGCTTATGAGATCAGTCATACACATCAATGGACAGCATGTGCTTCGATTCAATCTGAGTTCAATTTGCTTGCTCGTGCAGTAGAACAAGAAGTATTTCCTTACTGTGAGCAAGTGGGTATCGGCAAGATTATTTACAGCCCATTAGCAAGAGGGATATTAGCAGGACGGTATAGATCACTGCAAGAGATTCCTGTAGAAAGTCGCCTGGCTAAGGGAGAAGAACGGATTAAGCACTATTTTACCAACGAGAACTTCGCCAAAGTCGATACGTACCGTCAAATAGCAGAAGAAATAGGATGTACGCTGGTGCAGTTAGTACTCTGGTGGACAATCGAACATCCGCAAGTTGATTCGATGCTGATCGGAGCAAGTCGTACAGCGCATATCGATGAAATAGAGCAAGTTCTACAATTTGGAGCTATGTCTGCATCATTAAGAGAACATATAGCATCTATTCATTGA
- a CDS encoding lytic transglycosylase domain-containing protein: protein MKKLVRKRFLLPLFVLVVIVVFFNSRWLGWIYPIEYKEEIRAHASAYEVDPFLVASIIRVETNFKPSMESKKGALGIMQLMPNTAQWIMEQAHLDNMSLETVKHEIDPNIQIGTWYLRQLNRQFGGNKIAVIAAYNAGPGNVKSWLSSGKWDGTLEDVKDIPFGETRHYVQRVLYYYKQYTELYDAF, encoded by the coding sequence ATGAAGAAATTGGTTCGTAAACGATTTCTTTTACCGCTATTCGTGCTTGTTGTGATTGTGGTTTTTTTCAATAGTCGCTGGCTAGGATGGATTTATCCGATAGAGTATAAAGAAGAGATTCGTGCGCATGCTTCTGCTTATGAAGTCGATCCTTTTCTAGTCGCTTCTATTATTCGAGTCGAGACTAACTTTAAGCCCAGTATGGAATCCAAAAAAGGCGCACTCGGTATTATGCAACTGATGCCGAATACGGCGCAATGGATTATGGAGCAAGCGCACTTGGACAACATGTCACTGGAAACGGTCAAGCATGAGATCGATCCGAATATTCAGATTGGTACATGGTATCTTAGACAGCTTAATCGTCAGTTCGGCGGTAACAAAATTGCTGTAATTGCTGCCTATAATGCGGGTCCTGGTAATGTAAAATCATGGCTAAGTTCCGGCAAATGGGACGGTACATTAGAAGATGTCAAAGATATTCCTTTCGGGGAAACGAGACATTATGTCCAACGTGTATTATATTATTATAAGCAGTATACTGAATTATACGATGCCTTTTAG
- a CDS encoding ABC transporter substrate-binding protein has translation MKFNTTYAKAGLGLLLMLVFLTACGQPKETRADIFNPNGIKTMPINDSFGTVSIPVSPKRIAVTSQYALDYLNAIDVNVALAPKPTESNPFPIYMTDEEKNNISLIEGEGTDINLSALKGQKPDLIFTNNSDRAVYDELSKIAPTIYIAQMNDWRSELYNYGTIVDKETAVKQFLNAFQQATNASKSKLTPIIGTSTVAAASITKNGMTLYNNAKNGVGEVMYQDMALKAPATLPTDTVSAPATVAQLQSINPDYLFISTGVKNDTPEALNKRMTATADGATWNQLTAVQNGHVYIVDPSFFNNTPPAKTYVLETILKKVEGNS, from the coding sequence TTGAAATTTAATACCACTTATGCCAAAGCAGGATTGGGATTACTCCTAATGTTGGTTTTTTTGACGGCTTGCGGACAGCCTAAAGAAACGCGTGCCGATATTTTCAATCCAAACGGGATCAAAACGATGCCGATCAATGATTCTTTTGGAACCGTTAGTATTCCTGTATCTCCAAAGCGTATCGCAGTCACTAGCCAGTATGCACTGGATTACCTGAATGCGATTGATGTGAATGTGGCACTGGCTCCTAAGCCGACTGAAAGCAATCCTTTTCCTATCTATATGACAGATGAAGAAAAGAACAATATTTCACTGATCGAAGGCGAAGGTACAGACATCAATCTATCTGCACTCAAAGGGCAAAAGCCTGATCTGATCTTTACCAATAATAGCGATCGTGCCGTATACGATGAATTGTCCAAAATCGCACCTACAATCTATATTGCGCAAATGAATGATTGGCGTAGTGAGCTGTATAACTATGGTACGATCGTTGATAAAGAGACCGCAGTGAAGCAGTTCTTGAATGCATTTCAGCAAGCAACCAATGCAAGCAAATCGAAGCTAACCCCGATTATCGGTACATCCACTGTAGCAGCGGCTTCCATCACCAAAAACGGTATGACATTATACAACAATGCCAAAAATGGTGTCGGTGAAGTGATGTATCAGGATATGGCACTGAAAGCTCCAGCTACTTTGCCAACAGATACAGTATCTGCTCCAGCCACAGTTGCGCAATTGCAAAGTATCAATCCAGATTATCTGTTTATCTCTACAGGGGTTAAAAACGATACACCAGAAGCATTGAACAAACGCATGACAGCTACAGCAGATGGTGCTACATGGAATCAATTAACAGCCGTACAAAACGGGCATGTCTATATTGTAGATCCTTCCTTTTTCAATAATACCCCTCCTGCTAAAACGTATGTATTAGAAACGATTTTGAAAAAAGTAGAAGGTAACTCTTAA
- the mutM gene encoding DNA-formamidopyrimidine glycosylase: MPELPEVETVRRTLNTLVAGKTIDHVTVSLPRIVQLPDDHKQFEIELQGHTIEKVERRGKFLRIVMDHLVLVSHLRMEGRYGVYTQDEPVEKHTHVIFHFTDGTELRYKDVRQFGTMHLFKKDEDLQSKPLMHLGLEPLAPEFTAEQFIHMMSKRRTMIKPVLLNQKYVVGIGNIYVDEALFRSGIHPEQIANTLSAEQLTRLHEAIVSTLADAVEAGGSSIKSYVNGQGEMGMFQHSLRIYGRKAEPCYECGTLVEKTVVGGRGTHFCPVCQPLPTRQKH; encoded by the coding sequence ATGCCGGAATTGCCGGAAGTAGAAACAGTTAGACGCACGTTAAACACCTTGGTTGCCGGCAAAACGATTGATCATGTTACGGTATCTTTACCACGTATTGTTCAATTGCCAGATGATCATAAGCAGTTTGAGATAGAGCTTCAAGGGCATACGATTGAGAAAGTAGAGCGTCGCGGGAAGTTTTTGCGTATTGTGATGGATCATTTGGTATTGGTTTCTCATTTACGTATGGAAGGACGCTATGGAGTTTATACTCAGGATGAACCTGTTGAGAAGCATACTCATGTGATTTTTCATTTTACAGATGGTACTGAACTTCGGTATAAAGATGTTCGTCAATTCGGTACAATGCATTTGTTCAAAAAAGATGAAGATTTGCAGTCGAAGCCACTGATGCATCTGGGGCTTGAACCTCTTGCACCGGAATTTACAGCAGAGCAATTTATCCATATGATGAGCAAGCGCCGTACGATGATTAAGCCTGTATTGCTCAATCAGAAGTATGTGGTAGGGATCGGAAATATTTATGTCGATGAAGCGTTGTTTCGTTCGGGGATTCATCCAGAGCAGATTGCTAATACATTGTCAGCAGAGCAATTAACCCGTCTGCATGAAGCGATAGTATCCACACTTGCGGATGCTGTAGAAGCAGGGGGATCTTCGATCAAGTCCTATGTAAATGGTCAAGGCGAAATGGGCATGTTCCAGCACAGTCTACGTATTTACGGTCGTAAAGCAGAACCTTGTTATGAATGCGGAACACTTGTCGAGAAGACGGTTGTCGGCGGAAGAGGAACACACTTTTGTCCGGTGTGTCAGCCGCTACCTACTCGTCAGAAACATTGA
- the nrdR gene encoding transcriptional regulator NrdR: MKCPYCSHNGTKVLDSRPANDNKSIRRRRECESCNRRFTTFEMVEETPLIVIKKDGSREEFSRDKILRGLIRACEKRPVSVDQLDMIVSEVEKSLHTTAMAEVESRAVGELVMEQLYPVDEVAYVRFASVYRQFKDINMFMKELKGLLSKEDESDSSNS; encoded by the coding sequence ATGAAATGTCCATATTGCAGTCACAATGGAACCAAGGTGCTGGATTCCCGTCCAGCCAATGATAATAAATCGATTCGTCGTAGACGTGAGTGTGAAAGTTGCAATCGCCGTTTTACGACGTTCGAGATGGTGGAAGAAACACCGCTAATTGTGATCAAAAAAGATGGAAGTCGTGAAGAATTTAGTCGCGACAAAATCCTGCGCGGTCTGATTCGCGCTTGTGAGAAACGTCCGGTATCGGTAGATCAACTGGATATGATCGTCTCTGAAGTGGAAAAAAGTCTACATACTACAGCGATGGCAGAAGTGGAAAGTCGTGCTGTAGGCGAATTAGTCATGGAACAGTTGTATCCTGTCGATGAAGTAGCTTATGTGCGGTTTGCTTCGGTATATCGTCAATTTAAAGATATTAATATGTTTATGAAAGAACTCAAAGGTCTGCTGTCAAAAGAAGACGAGAGCGATAGCTCAAATAGCTAA
- the polA gene encoding DNA polymerase I has protein sequence MEKFLLIDGNSIIYRAFFAMQQPMTTKSGQHTNAVYGFTNMLIRLLEEEKPTHVMVAFDAGKITFRHTTYGDYKGGRQKTPPELSEQFPLLKELLTGLGITYFELDTYEADDIIGTLSRTAEEKGRNVLIVSGDKDMLQLASDHVKIALTRKGVSDIEPYGPAEIEERYGLTPAQIIDLKGLMGDTSDNIPGIPGVGEKTALKLLHQFGSVEEVLANTDQLKGKMKEKVEAHADDARMSKELATIFRDVPFDATWESMKYDGFNPVTSIVALRKLEFNSIIQRLNLSDIDGEDLHDPAQVEASELEVTIVGEEQLPALEKVLNTVEVLHIESHGDNPHHAELVGIVLSAPDQYYFMTPETLLSERAAGVRAWLADESIPKHGHDLHRADLVLYWSDIPFAGASFDVQIAAYLLDPTESGQSLNALGAKYGLPHMPEDETVFGKGAKYKVPEEDVLSHHLARKTAAIRELVPLQREQLEQNEMTSLFNDLEMPLSRILADMEKQGVAVNTDELRELGKEFEQKINLLVTEIHGMAGVEFNLNSPKQLGEILFDRLGLPVEKKTKTGYSTSADVLEKLAPYHDIVQLILVYRQLAKLQSTYVEGLLKEVHPKSGKVHTFFRQTITATGRLSSQFPNLQNIPIRLEEGRKLRKVFVPSESGWSILSSDYSQIELRVLAHMADDPGLKDAFLHDMDIHTKTAMDVFGVTKEQVDGDMRRSAKAVNFGIVYGISDYGLSQNLGITRKEAGDFINQYLEVFKGVSRYMDDIVVEAKKDGFVKTMLERRRYLPDINSSNFNLRSFANRTAMNTPIQGTAADIIKLAMVHMDQALKDHNLNSRMLLQVHDELVFEVPADELEQMKTLVPEVMEKALSLSVPLKAEVSYGANWYEAK, from the coding sequence ATGGAAAAGTTTCTTTTAATAGATGGAAATAGTATTATTTATCGTGCTTTTTTTGCGATGCAACAACCGATGACAACCAAAAGTGGACAGCATACTAATGCAGTCTATGGATTTACCAATATGTTGATTCGCTTGCTGGAAGAAGAAAAGCCAACACATGTGATGGTTGCTTTTGATGCAGGTAAAATCACGTTCCGTCATACGACTTATGGAGATTACAAAGGTGGACGTCAAAAAACACCACCAGAACTATCCGAGCAATTTCCATTGCTTAAAGAATTATTGACCGGTCTTGGTATTACGTACTTTGAATTAGATACGTATGAAGCCGATGATATTATTGGTACATTATCCCGTACGGCTGAAGAAAAAGGACGTAATGTGCTGATCGTTAGTGGTGATAAAGATATGCTACAACTGGCTTCAGATCACGTCAAAATTGCACTTACTCGCAAAGGTGTAAGTGATATTGAACCTTACGGCCCAGCAGAAATCGAAGAACGTTACGGCTTAACACCTGCTCAGATTATTGATCTAAAAGGATTGATGGGTGATACATCTGATAATATCCCGGGTATTCCAGGTGTCGGTGAAAAAACAGCACTCAAATTGTTACATCAATTTGGCAGTGTAGAAGAAGTCTTAGCGAACACCGATCAACTCAAAGGCAAAATGAAAGAAAAAGTAGAAGCACATGCCGATGATGCTCGGATGAGTAAAGAGTTAGCGACTATTTTCCGTGATGTTCCTTTTGATGCGACATGGGAAAGTATGAAATATGATGGATTCAATCCGGTGACATCAATTGTAGCTTTGCGTAAATTAGAATTTAATTCGATTATTCAGCGTCTTAATCTGTCTGATATTGATGGAGAAGATCTGCATGATCCTGCTCAAGTGGAAGCTTCTGAACTAGAAGTAACTATTGTAGGTGAAGAACAGCTTCCCGCATTGGAAAAAGTACTGAATACTGTCGAAGTATTGCATATCGAAAGTCATGGAGATAATCCGCATCATGCTGAACTGGTCGGTATTGTATTGTCAGCGCCAGATCAGTATTACTTTATGACACCTGAGACGTTGCTTAGTGAGCGTGCAGCAGGTGTACGTGCATGGTTAGCCGATGAATCGATTCCGAAGCATGGACATGATCTACATCGCGCAGACCTTGTATTGTACTGGAGCGATATTCCTTTTGCAGGTGCTTCTTTTGATGTGCAGATTGCAGCCTACTTGCTTGATCCTACAGAATCAGGACAAAGCTTAAATGCTCTTGGAGCCAAATATGGTCTACCTCATATGCCAGAAGACGAGACGGTGTTTGGTAAAGGGGCTAAATATAAAGTGCCTGAAGAAGATGTATTGAGTCATCATCTTGCACGCAAAACAGCAGCGATTCGTGAATTGGTTCCATTACAACGTGAACAATTGGAACAAAATGAAATGACCAGCTTATTTAATGATCTGGAAATGCCGTTGTCGCGTATTTTAGCGGATATGGAGAAACAAGGCGTTGCTGTAAATACAGACGAATTGCGTGAACTAGGCAAAGAGTTTGAACAAAAGATTAATCTATTAGTGACAGAGATTCATGGGATGGCAGGTGTAGAATTTAATCTGAATTCACCGAAGCAATTAGGTGAGATTCTATTCGATCGTCTAGGTCTACCTGTAGAGAAAAAAACCAAAACAGGCTATTCAACCAGTGCCGATGTACTGGAAAAATTAGCACCTTATCATGATATCGTGCAGTTGATTCTGGTGTATCGTCAGCTTGCCAAATTGCAATCCACTTATGTAGAAGGATTGCTGAAAGAAGTTCATCCCAAATCTGGCAAAGTGCATACGTTTTTCCGTCAGACGATTACAGCAACAGGTCGCTTATCCAGTCAGTTCCCGAATCTGCAAAATATTCCGATTCGTCTGGAAGAAGGACGTAAATTACGTAAAGTATTTGTGCCATCTGAAAGTGGTTGGAGTATTTTATCATCCGATTATTCTCAGATCGAACTGCGTGTACTTGCTCATATGGCAGATGATCCAGGTTTGAAAGATGCCTTTTTGCATGATATGGATATTCATACCAAAACAGCGATGGATGTATTCGGCGTGACCAAAGAGCAAGTCGATGGCGATATGCGTCGTTCTGCCAAAGCGGTTAACTTCGGTATTGTCTACGGAATCAGTGATTATGGATTATCTCAAAATCTAGGCATTACTCGTAAAGAAGCAGGCGACTTTATCAATCAATATCTAGAAGTATTCAAAGGCGTTAGCCGTTATATGGATGATATCGTAGTCGAAGCGAAAAAAGATGGATTCGTTAAAACGATGTTAGAACGTCGTCGTTATCTACCGGATATCAACTCGTCTAACTTTAATCTGCGCTCTTTTGCAAATCGTACAGCGATGAATACACCGATTCAAGGTACAGCCGCAGATATTATCAAATTAGCGATGGTGCATATGGATCAAGCGCTCAAAGACCATAATTTAAACAGCCGTATGCTTCTTCAAGTACATGATGAATTGGTATTTGAAGTCCCTGCTGATGAACTGGAACAAATGAAGACATTGGTACCAGAAGTGATGGAAAAAGCATTGTCTTTATCAGTTCCTCTCAAAGCTGAAGTAAGCTATGGTGCGAACTGGTATGAAGCGAAGTAA
- a CDS encoding recombinase family protein, whose amino-acid sequence MASIKRVVAFYRVSTILQLDGDDILLQKKACEDFIHKQNWSLIKEYKEKAISGFTVAMEKRDEIQRLKLDVQNNHFDAVICFMFDRFGRKLDEVSELIQWLQAHNIEVWSVKEGKFPLIEEKSIVASNLIENAHQESINISMRVTEKHEQMSKEGIYRGGTAPFGYKLVKADHTNKKGHTVMKLTIDPINSLTIKKIFRLVKELGYGSNKIAKHLNEKNITTSTGGRWNTGSINFILRNPIYKGYPSYGKRTSKEGIFKTQPKSEWTLPKLQVKELIIIEEAEFDYVQSLRSARSPAKIKNPNYKRNNVSNSPLLLVGMIKCGYCGSPLTTTYCSKTYRLVDGTIKKSKKANYRCSGKALSKIECSGQTLYSQTKIEDNVIEQVNILVQEFSKISNKISVEVYENDNYIKLKKELKAQHTDLEQVYKELYSLKQEVPKSILGESSFSVKLLSELIEDKENLVKSFDRSIRNLQNNIRNMADEFDRIENFFNTITNWTEIFKNNNYVEKKSMLKNVIEQIIVFKDKIEVKFRNEILELLIR is encoded by the coding sequence ATGGCATCAATTAAACGTGTAGTTGCATTTTATAGAGTCTCAACAATATTACAATTAGATGGAGATGATATCCTTTTACAAAAAAAAGCTTGTGAAGATTTTATACATAAACAGAACTGGTCTCTTATCAAAGAGTACAAGGAAAAAGCAATTTCAGGATTTACAGTTGCTATGGAAAAAAGAGATGAAATTCAACGTTTAAAATTAGATGTTCAAAATAATCATTTTGATGCTGTGATTTGTTTTATGTTTGATCGTTTTGGTCGCAAATTAGATGAAGTCTCCGAATTAATACAGTGGTTGCAAGCACACAATATTGAAGTATGGTCAGTTAAAGAAGGAAAGTTTCCTCTAATAGAAGAAAAATCAATAGTCGCCTCTAACTTAATTGAAAATGCTCATCAAGAGTCTATTAATATTTCAATGCGTGTTACTGAGAAACATGAACAGATGTCCAAAGAAGGTATTTATCGCGGTGGAACTGCACCTTTTGGTTACAAGTTGGTTAAAGCTGATCATACAAACAAAAAAGGTCATACCGTAATGAAACTTACTATTGATCCTATAAATAGTCTTACTATTAAGAAAATATTTAGACTTGTCAAAGAATTGGGATATGGAAGTAATAAGATTGCAAAACATCTTAATGAAAAAAATATAACTACGTCTACAGGTGGAAGATGGAACACAGGCTCTATTAATTTTATTCTTCGAAATCCTATTTACAAAGGATATCCTAGCTATGGGAAAAGGACCTCTAAAGAAGGAATTTTTAAAACTCAACCAAAATCTGAATGGACTCTTCCTAAATTACAAGTGAAAGAATTAATTATTATTGAAGAAGCTGAATTTGATTATGTTCAATCTCTTAGAAGTGCTCGTTCACCTGCTAAAATAAAAAATCCTAATTATAAGAGAAATAATGTATCTAATAGTCCTCTTCTACTTGTAGGCATGATTAAATGTGGATATTGTGGTTCTCCCTTAACCACAACTTACTGTAGTAAAACATATAGGCTAGTTGATGGAACAATAAAAAAATCTAAAAAAGCAAACTACCGTTGTAGTGGTAAAGCATTAAGCAAAATTGAATGTTCCGGACAAACACTATATTCTCAAACCAAAATTGAAGACAATGTTATAGAACAAGTAAATATATTAGTACAGGAATTTAGCAAGATCAGTAATAAAATTTCAGTTGAAGTTTATGAAAATGATAATTATATAAAACTAAAAAAAGAATTAAAAGCACAGCATACTGATTTAGAACAAGTGTATAAAGAGTTGTATTCTTTGAAACAAGAAGTACCTAAAAGTATTCTCGGAGAAAGTTCTTTTTCAGTCAAATTATTAAGCGAGTTGATTGAAGATAAAGAAAATTTAGTTAAATCTTTTGATCGATCTATTCGTAATTTACAAAACAATATTAGAAATATGGCAGATGAATTTGATAGGATAGAAAATTTTTTTAATACAATTACTAATTGGACTGAAATTTTTAAAAATAATAATTATGTAGAAAAAAAATCAATGCTTAAAAATGTAATAGAACAAATTATTGTTTTTAAAGATAAAATTGAAGTTAAATTCAGAAATGAAATATTAGAGTTATTAATAAGATAA